The following are encoded together in the Pseudomonadota bacterium genome:
- the rluB gene encoding 23S rRNA pseudouridine(2605) synthase RluB, producing MSGERIQKTLANAGVGSRRQVERMIQEGRIVVNGQPGHLGQKVSATDRIMVDGQRVDVKVESNNKQVLVYHKPVGEITGQRDPHGRPSVFDNLPAPAQGRWIVVGRLDINTCGLLLFTTDGELANRLMHPSSGLQREYAVRVLGNVTADVLKRLTQGVKLEDGMARFKRIKEGGGEGANRWFRVVLTEGRQREVRRLWEAVDCKVNRLIRVRFGNVNLDRTLRTGQTRLLSDAEVARLYELAGLSSKPSGATHTKKRGGKKRSRRMFRR from the coding sequence GTGTCGGGCGAGCGCATCCAAAAAACGCTTGCGAATGCTGGAGTCGGTTCGCGTCGTCAAGTTGAGCGGATGATTCAAGAAGGACGGATTGTCGTCAATGGCCAACCTGGTCATCTTGGGCAAAAAGTGTCGGCAACCGATCGGATTATGGTTGACGGCCAACGCGTGGACGTCAAAGTCGAATCGAACAACAAGCAGGTACTTGTCTACCACAAACCCGTTGGCGAGATTACCGGCCAACGCGATCCACACGGTCGACCTTCGGTGTTTGATAATTTGCCCGCGCCGGCGCAAGGGCGTTGGATTGTGGTCGGGCGACTCGATATCAATACGTGTGGATTGTTGCTGTTTACAACCGATGGCGAACTGGCCAATCGCCTCATGCATCCTTCTAGTGGCTTGCAGCGCGAGTATGCGGTACGGGTCTTAGGCAATGTCACCGCCGATGTTTTAAAGCGTCTTACTCAAGGTGTGAAACTCGAGGACGGCATGGCGCGGTTTAAGCGCATCAAAGAGGGCGGTGGAGAGGGCGCCAATCGCTGGTTCCGGGTGGTGCTGACCGAAGGACGCCAACGCGAAGTGCGACGCCTGTGGGAAGCGGTCGACTGCAAAGTGAATCGACTGATTCGAGTGCGGTTTGGTAACGTCAATTTGGATCGTACCTTGCGCACCGGCCAAACCCGTTTGCTCAGCGACGCCGAAGTCGCTCGACTCTATGAGCTGGCCGGGCTGTCCAGTAAGCCTTCCGGCGCGACTCACACTAAAAAACGCGGGGGTAAGAAACGTTCACGCCGCATGTTTCGTCGTTAG
- a CDS encoding YciK family oxidoreductase: protein MTIHSLPDYVPQNDCLADRVLLITGASDGIGAALARRCAQLGATVILNGRDKNKLNDVYDAIVADGGATPALLPLDFKRAKLDHYEELANVIEGEFGRLDGLAHIAGILGNNSPIAHYTPMTWHDVIHINLNAVFLLTRACIPLLEKSADAAIVFASSSVGRKGRAHWGAYAVSKFGVEGLMQIVADEHDRPDGIRSNSVNPGATRTGMRAAAYPAEDKSRLLTPDEVLAPFIYCLGPDSQGTTGKTFDAQPK, encoded by the coding sequence ATGACGATCCATTCATTGCCTGACTATGTGCCACAAAACGACTGTCTTGCAGACCGCGTGCTGCTCATCACCGGCGCCAGCGACGGCATCGGCGCGGCGCTTGCGCGACGTTGCGCACAGCTCGGTGCGACGGTCATTCTAAATGGTCGCGACAAGAACAAGCTTAATGACGTGTACGATGCAATTGTCGCGGATGGCGGCGCAACGCCGGCGCTGTTGCCGCTCGACTTCAAACGCGCCAAGCTCGATCACTACGAAGAACTGGCCAACGTCATCGAAGGCGAGTTTGGTCGACTCGATGGATTGGCTCACATCGCTGGCATTTTGGGTAATAACTCTCCGATCGCGCACTACACTCCGATGACCTGGCATGACGTCATTCACATCAACCTCAACGCAGTATTTCTACTAACACGGGCCTGCATACCACTTTTGGAAAAATCCGCGGATGCCGCCATTGTGTTTGCGTCGAGCTCAGTTGGACGCAAAGGCCGGGCCCATTGGGGCGCCTACGCGGTATCAAAGTTCGGCGTAGAAGGCCTGATGCAAATCGTGGCGGATGAACACGATCGTCCGGACGGCATTCGCTCCAATAGCGTCAACCCCGGCGCCACGCGCACCGGCATGCGCGCGGCCGCTTATCCAGCTGAAGACAAATCGCGGTTGCTGACCCCCGACGAAGTACTCGCACCGTTTATCTATTGCCTTGGACCCGACAGCCAGGGGACTACCGGCAAGACGTTTGACGCGCAGCCCAAATAA
- a CDS encoding DNA recombination protein RmuC, translating to MTLTQEQLFLIGAGIAAGFVLGVLVAALVAMRRLGHARLESAVLESELKSEQALSDEREAAFLASTEQLKATFDQLANRSLKDNSESFLRLAQENLGKFQTKAESELGARQKAVENLIAPVAKALSDTREQIAKVEHERARAFGGINQQLELMNNEQRTLRSETANLVNALKRPEVRGRWGEITLKRLVELAGMVEHCDFTEQAHTTTPDGAVRPDMLVRLPENRLLVVDVKTPLDAYLAAVEATDDETKQQSLTRHARQVKERIRELSSKAYWKQFSTSPDFIILFLPGDQFLSAALNVDNAILDDALAQKVILATPSNLMALLKTVSYGWRQVQLAKNAETISQLAETLHQRVGVFTDHMNKMGKTLGQSVEAYNKAVGSLEKNVLPGARKFTELGIRHARPIAELDPIEKTTRALSLTQKDIEQIDARRDLATRDDTVDQADEAGSAPSTRRAARTLTPPHQSSDTTRRSDR from the coding sequence ATGACGTTAACGCAAGAACAACTGTTTCTAATCGGTGCCGGCATCGCCGCGGGTTTCGTGCTGGGCGTGCTGGTCGCGGCCTTGGTCGCGATGCGTAGGCTCGGGCATGCCCGCCTCGAGTCGGCGGTGCTCGAAAGCGAACTCAAAAGTGAGCAGGCTTTGTCGGATGAACGAGAGGCCGCTTTCTTAGCCTCCACTGAGCAACTCAAAGCGACGTTCGATCAGCTCGCCAATCGCTCTCTTAAAGACAATAGCGAGTCGTTTTTGCGACTCGCCCAAGAAAACCTAGGCAAATTTCAAACCAAAGCGGAGTCCGAACTCGGCGCGCGTCAAAAGGCCGTTGAGAACCTGATTGCGCCAGTGGCCAAGGCGTTGAGCGACACGCGCGAACAAATCGCCAAAGTCGAGCACGAGCGGGCCCGCGCGTTTGGCGGCATCAATCAGCAGCTCGAGTTGATGAATAACGAACAACGCACCCTGCGCAGCGAAACCGCCAATTTGGTCAACGCACTTAAGCGGCCTGAAGTACGCGGTCGCTGGGGCGAGATCACACTCAAACGACTCGTTGAACTCGCTGGCATGGTCGAACATTGCGATTTCACTGAGCAGGCGCACACCACTACGCCCGACGGCGCCGTCCGCCCCGACATGCTCGTGCGTCTCCCGGAAAATCGGCTGCTGGTGGTGGATGTAAAGACTCCGCTTGACGCCTATCTGGCTGCCGTTGAAGCGACCGACGACGAGACCAAACAGCAGTCCCTGACTCGACATGCCCGCCAGGTCAAAGAGCGCATACGCGAGCTGTCGTCGAAAGCCTATTGGAAACAATTTTCGACGAGCCCCGATTTTATCATCCTGTTTTTGCCCGGTGATCAGTTCCTATCCGCCGCACTCAATGTCGATAACGCGATCCTCGATGACGCGCTTGCGCAAAAGGTGATCCTCGCCACACCGTCTAACTTAATGGCGCTACTGAAAACGGTGTCTTACGGCTGGCGACAGGTGCAGCTGGCCAAAAATGCGGAGACGATCAGCCAGCTTGCCGAGACGCTGCACCAGCGTGTTGGGGTGTTTACCGACCACATGAACAAAATGGGCAAGACGTTGGGCCAAAGCGTTGAGGCCTACAACAAAGCCGTCGGCTCCCTCGAAAAAAACGTGCTGCCGGGCGCGCGCAAGTTTACCGAGCTCGGTATTCGCCACGCGCGACCGATTGCGGAACTGGATCCGATTGAGAAAACCACGCGGGCGCTGAGCCTGACACAAAAAGATATAGAGCAGATCGATGCACGTCGCGATTTGGCAACCCGCGATGACACCGTCGACCAAGCCGACGAGGCGGGCTCTGCCCCGTCCACTCGACGCGCCGCGCGAACACTCACACCGCCGCATCAATCATCGGACACCACACGCCGCTCCGACCGTTAG
- the scpB gene encoding SMC-Scp complex subunit ScpB, which yields MDQKIIRNVVEASLFAAGRPMSMNELLRLFSEDERPERKVMKEIIASLSSDYEERGIELIEVASGYRIQVRHQMGEWLGRLNDRKPPRYSRALMETLALIAYRQPITRGDIEDVRGVSVSTNIIRTLLERGWVRIVGHRDVPGRPAMFGTSKEFLDYFNLKSLDELPSLAELKDIDNMNAELDFGTPPYEDGDEVDDMHTADGGDAGAELEEGADEEFVAEVDDETTPSNLSSAEAPQLDDDFEDDELEELDELDQQDELDEGGEDDAVETPQTVTV from the coding sequence ATGGACCAAAAAATCATAAGAAACGTTGTTGAAGCTTCACTGTTCGCGGCTGGGCGGCCGATGTCGATGAATGAACTGCTTAGGCTGTTCAGCGAAGATGAGCGTCCCGAGCGAAAAGTGATGAAGGAAATCATCGCGTCGCTTTCGAGCGACTACGAGGAACGAGGTATTGAGCTCATTGAAGTGGCGAGTGGGTATCGTATTCAGGTACGCCACCAGATGGGTGAGTGGTTGGGTCGACTCAATGACCGCAAGCCGCCTCGCTACTCGCGCGCACTGATGGAAACGCTCGCACTGATCGCATATCGACAGCCCATTACGCGTGGAGACATTGAAGACGTACGTGGCGTGAGCGTGAGCACCAACATCATACGAACTTTGCTTGAGCGTGGCTGGGTGCGCATCGTGGGTCATCGCGATGTGCCAGGGCGACCGGCGATGTTTGGCACGTCAAAAGAATTTCTGGATTACTTCAACTTGAAGTCGTTGGATGAGCTGCCCAGTCTGGCGGAGCTTAAAGATATCGACAACATGAACGCCGAACTCGACTTTGGCACACCACCTTATGAAGACGGCGACGAGGTCGATGACATGCACACGGCCGATGGTGGTGATGCGGGCGCCGAGCTCGAAGAGGGTGCTGACGAAGAATTTGTCGCCGAAGTGGACGACGAAACGACCCCGTCGAACCTGTCCAGTGCGGAGGCTCCCCAGCTTGACGACGACTTTGAGGATGACGAACTCGAGGAACTCGATGAACTGGATCAACAGGATGAGTTGGACGAGGGTGGCGAAGACGACGCGGTAGAGACGCCGCAGACCGTCACTGTCTAA
- a CDS encoding ScpA family protein, protein MPFAVVEGEPYTQLPQDLYIPPHALKIFLEAFEGPLDLLLYLIKRQNLDILDVPIAEITRQYTEYIDLMHELQLELAGEYLVMAAMLAEIISRMLLPRANEEEGDEEDPRAELVRRLQEYERYKKAAEDIDKLPRMERDNFAATADVVHEEPAEELVPDVDLREVLIALQEVIQRAEMYKHHQVDAEPLSVREKMSDVLSRLSNNEFHDFRDFFDVTEGRMGVVVTFLAILELVKESLVELVQSEPFAPIHLRSSTESTAESGG, encoded by the coding sequence ATGCCTTTCGCGGTTGTTGAGGGCGAACCGTATACACAGCTGCCGCAGGATCTGTACATCCCACCGCACGCGCTCAAGATCTTTTTGGAGGCGTTCGAGGGCCCGCTGGATCTGCTTCTTTACCTTATCAAGCGCCAGAACCTCGATATTCTCGATGTGCCGATTGCTGAGATTACCCGGCAGTACACCGAATACATCGATCTGATGCACGAGCTTCAGCTTGAATTGGCGGGTGAATACCTGGTGATGGCGGCGATGCTCGCGGAAATCATATCGCGCATGTTGCTCCCCCGAGCGAATGAAGAGGAGGGCGACGAAGAAGATCCGCGCGCTGAGCTGGTTCGCCGTCTTCAGGAGTACGAGCGGTACAAAAAGGCCGCGGAAGATATCGATAAGCTGCCGCGCATGGAGCGCGATAATTTCGCGGCTACAGCGGACGTGGTGCATGAGGAGCCGGCAGAAGAGCTCGTGCCGGATGTGGACCTGCGGGAGGTGCTCATCGCCCTGCAGGAGGTCATTCAGCGCGCCGAGATGTATAAACACCATCAGGTAGACGCCGAACCGTTGTCGGTACGCGAGAAAATGAGTGACGTGTTGAGTCGCCTGAGCAACAACGAATTTCATGACTTCAGAGATTTCTTCGACGTGACCGAGGGCCGTATGGGTGTGGTGGTGACGTTTTTAGCGATTCTCGAGTTGGTCAAAGAATCGTTGGTCGAACTCGTTCAGAGCGAACCGTTTGCCCCGATTCATCTACGAAGCAGCACTGAAAGTACCGCTGAAAGCGGCGGCTAG